The Malus sylvestris chromosome 3, drMalSylv7.2, whole genome shotgun sequence genomic sequence TTGGAGTCTCTCAGGACATACCGACTCATATAACTTGTCATCCTCAAAAACGGCCGATAAGGATCTCCTCCATGCGCCTAAGGATAATAGTTAAATCTTCATTCGTAGCATTATGCGCCTTATCACGAGGTTGAAAGTGATCAGCTGCGTTCTGTTCTGTATTCCAATGGGCATTACTGTAATCTCCAGTAGTTGCAGCATAAAGCCCCTGAGGTTGAAGGTGATTAGCTACGTTCTCTTCTGTATACCTAGGGTTAGTACTGTAATCTCCAATCGTTGTAGCAGTAAGTGCCTGAGGTTGAAAGTGATCAAATGCCCTGAGGTTGAAAGTGATCAAATGCGTTTTGCTCCATATAGCTAGGGGCATTATTGTAATCTTCAACAGTTAAAGCATTAAGCGCCTGAGGTTGAAAGTAATTAGCTGCGTTTTCTTCATTGTTATCTCGTTCCTCCAGCTTCCTTTTCTTTGATATGTCATCCTTTCTCCTAAGAATACAAAGAACAATATTCTTCTCCTGCATTCGAGAATCGCGTTTGCTTTTGTTAATATAAATTTCGATCcttactaaaataaataaaaaagttctacatgcatatacatacatacatacatatatatacatacatatatatatatatatatatatatgtaatgtaTTGCTTACTCTAACGACTGTAGAAAAGAGAGCAATACTTTTTATTAGTGAGCAAAGTTTCAATGTCAACTAGAAAATTTCgttgggtcaaatttggttttgTTGCCTAAGACTGTAGACGACAAAAGTTCGTTGGGAAAAGTTGGTCCTGCAAAAACCCATCACCGGAAGTCTTATCCGACGAGAAGTAGTCGTTTGTCGGGCAAAAATGAGTTTGCCCGATGAAAGAAGTCGTCGAGGTAAAGTGCAATGACTGCCTTTCCCTAACAAAAATATTATACCCGATGACGTCGTTTTGCCCCACTAAATTAAATACTATTAAAAACTTGATCCGACGAAATTTTCATCAGTCTCCTAGAATTTGGAGTCTCTCTGGGCATACCAACCTATATAACTTGTCATCCTCGAAATGGCTTACAAGGAACTTTTCTATATGCCTAAGGGCATTAGTGAAATCTCCATCTGTAGCATTAAACGCCTGAGGTTGGAAGTTATCAGATGTGTTTTTCTCCATGTATTGTAATCTTCCTAGTTATAGCATGAATTAAGCGCCCAAAGTTGAAAGTGATTAGCTGAGTAGTAGTTAAAATTACATTAAGTTACTAGCTAGTTAGCACTTATATATGACAAGTTAGCAACATTCATTTATCTAAAACCATATCTCAAAGGGAAAGGAATATAGAGTGACCGATCTTTTCTAgaaaatttgaattgaaatcATGTGCAAGCGCTTGTTCTCTCCTACCGGAGAGCTTCCATTGCTTCCACCCGAGGGCAGGGTGGGCTCCGATCCAGGGATGTGTGTTGCCTTATCTGAAGCACTTGACatttcacaaatttttttaaagaaggcGGACTTGCGGCGGgttaacatgtatatataggttaGAAGGCGGAGTTTCATTGATTAAAGTTCTTTCCAAGCATGCAAATTGGGAAGAGGTTTAACATAGCTACTTGAACCTAGAAGATGAGAGTACAGTTGCATGCCAACTATTTCAGGAAATCCAATTCAACGCTGAAAGCGAAGGTTTTATTACAACCAATAAAATTTCCAAGAAATTAAAAAGTACGTACTGCTTGTTAAATATCTCCTGTTTGAAACAAATTCAACCAAGCTTATTGTTATAAGCTCCCTGACTGATTTAAGGCAAGGTCATAATGTGTGATCAACACATTAAATTTTCCTCTCCTGATAATTCGCCCTGAAGTAACTTGTTAGTATGATAGTAGGCGATTGGCAAACAAGGTTCGATCCCCTTAAAACCACAAATGCAAAGAAAGCTTCCTTACAACACAAGTAAATAAAACGAGGCATTGTGCTCATTTGATTTACACGAGCGAGCATTCTTGAATTCGTCGGTTTCTTAAAAAAGACTTCCCTATGtacattgatttatgaaataATCTTACACAAAGCAACCCAATTTCAAGGTGTCAAGGTGCGTGATACAATTCAAGGAAGAAGGTAAATATATAAGCCGAAAATATTAACAGTATGAAAGTTATAAAGGAGAAAACATGATCACTTTACAATTCGTGGTTAGCCATTGATTTACTCTGGTTGGCAATACCAGTGAACACTAACAAGCATTTTACATTAGTCCTGTTTTTGTGGAAGCAACACCAACAGCTGCtgcaatttcttcttcttcttctataaTTTGGAGTCTCTCAGGACATACCGACTCATATAACTTGTCATCCTCAAAAACCGCTCATAAGGATCTCCTCCATACGCCTAAGGGCAGTAGTTAAATCTTCATTTGTAGCATTATGCGCCTCATCATGAGGTTCAAAGTGATCAGCTGCATTCTGTTCTGTATACCAATCTGCATTACTGTAATCTCCGGTGGTTGCAGCATAATGCTCCTGAGGTTGAAAGTGATTAGCTGCGTTCTCTTCTGTATACCTAGGGTCATTAATGTAATCTCCAGTTGTTGTAGCAGTAAGTGCCTGAGGTTGCAAGTGATCAAATGCGATTTGCTCCATATAGCTAGGGGCATTATTGTAATCTCCAACATTTATATCATTAAGCGCCTGAGGTTGAAAGTGATTAGCTGCGTTTTCTTCATAGTTATCTCTTTCCTCCAGCTTCCTTTTCTTTGATATGTCATCCTTTCTTCTAAGAATACAAAGAACAATATTCTTCTCCTGCATTTGAGAATCGCGTTTGCTTTTGTTAATATAAATTCTGATCcttactaaaataaataaaaaggttctacatgcatatacatacatacatacatatgtatatatatatataatgtattgCTTACTCTAACGACTGTAGAAAAGAGAGCAATACTTCTTATTATTGAGCAAAGTTTCAATATCAACTAGAAAATtaagacaaaagaaaaaggaaatcgCAAATAATTAAGTCCTTATCAGATTGTTCCCATGCCAATATACTTCCTTGCCTGCCAATATTAATATATGTATAAGCGTGAATATATTTTATAAGCTTTTGATTCGTTCTTCTTAACTTTTTTCTAGAGGCCAAGTTTAGACAGAAAAcctaaaaacaatttaaaagaaagaaaagtgtACTTACTTGATGATGTTTGTTTCGTAGTAAAGATGGATCAAGATGGAACTCAAGCATAATCCAATGGTCATTCTGCGGGGATCCTTTGTTCCTGTACGTAAATCTTTTTCTGAAGCCAATAGCTTGTTTAATCCCAGAAGCGTAGATTTCCTTGCCGGCATCTTCGCCTTTCCAAGTGCCGCCGGTGGTGCCAACTGTTCGGCAAACACGCGAGCCATTAGGAGCCTTCGAGTTGAGTGTGGTGAAGACGTAGATATCTTTATCATCTGTACATTCTTGACCATCATGTGATGCACGGTTAAGACGTCTCCATATGTCCGATGGTTCTTCAAGACCGTAGAGATCACAGTCATGAACAATGCCCTTGGGATAGTCCTGTCCGTCAAGTTTGGGACGAAGGTAGCCAAGAAGTAGTTCGTCGTCTCGAGGCATGAACCTGTACCCTACTGGAACTTGGTAGTAACCAGCCATAATAACTTTCTAATAGCAAGGATTTGAGAAGAATGAGAAAA encodes the following:
- the LOC126617199 gene encoding NAC domain-containing protein 41-like, which produces MAGYYQVPVGYRFMPRDDELLLGYLRPKLDGQDYPKGIVHDCDLYGLEEPSDIWRRLNRASHDGQECTDDKDIYVFTTLNSKAPNGSRVCRTVGTTGGTWKGEDAGKEIYASGIKQAIGFRKRFTYRNKGSPQNDHWIMLEFHLDPSLLRNKHHQEKNIVLCILRRKDDISKKRKLEERDNYEENAANHFQPQALNDINVGDYNNAPSYMEQIAFDHLQPQALTATTTGDYINDPRYTEENAANHFQPQEHYAATTGDYSNADWYTEQNAADHFEPHDEAHNATNEDLTTALRRMEEILMSGF